In Spirochaeta thermophila DSM 6578, the DNA window CATCACACATCACCACGTTCATGTCCACCTGCGCGGCCAGATCGTGTGCAAAATCCAGATCGGCCACCAGCTGGCCCTCCACGATACCCACGCTCACCGCCGCCACCTGTCCTGCCAGAAAGTACTCAGGCCCCTCCACCCCGTGGAGCTCGGCGAGCTTCTCAAGCGCCTGGTAGAGCGCCACCCATCCCCCGCTTATGGCCGCAGTCCTCGTCCCACCGTCCGCCTGGAGCACATCGCAGTCTATCACAATGGTATAGGGTCCCAGCCTTGTGCGGTCGAGGGCGGCCCTGAGTGACCTCCCGATGAACCGCTGGATCTCCACCGCCCTGCTATCCCGCTCCCTCCGCTTAC includes these proteins:
- the rph gene encoding ribonuclease PH; translation: MRPMSFEVGVLAYPAGSCLVSFGNTKVLCAASIEEGVPPFIEQEGEGWLTAEYAMLPASVPEGRKRRERDSRAVEIQRFIGRSLRAALDRTRLGPYTIVIDCDVLQADGGTRTAAISGGWVALYQALEKLAELHGVEGPEYFLAGQVAAVSVGIVEGQLVADLDFAHDLAAQVDMNVVMCDDRLVEVQGNGEKGAFTREELDAMLDLAAQEIGLIYEAQRAALGLA